One Triplophysa dalaica isolate WHDGS20190420 chromosome 1, ASM1584641v1, whole genome shotgun sequence DNA segment encodes these proteins:
- the LOC130417987 gene encoding tyrosine-protein kinase Lyn-like, with translation MGCVSSRSKNNGVKGKRNTQTLQTNRYSTDPTRSERHAPLLPGQKLQDLHACSAQEQTFIALYSYEAVKNTDLSFEKGERLKVLKADGDWWTAKSLSSGQEGLIPSNYVTAAGGIDANEWFFKNITRRDAERQLLAPANKLGAFLIRESETTPGNYSISIRDVNANGSDLIKHYKIRSLDKGGFYISSRITFTHVQDLIAHYKKNSDGLCRRLDKVCVRPQVTAPWDEDAWEISKNDLRMVSRLGAGQFGEVWMAYYNNITKVAVKTLKPGSMSVQAFLQEANLMKSLQHERLVRLHAVVTKTPPIYIITEYMANGSLLDFLKSPAGRKLKLHKLIDFCAQIAEGMAYLEKKNFIHRDLRAANVLVSDSLLCKIADFGLARVIEDNEYSAREGAKFPIKWTAPEAINYGRFTIKSDMWSFGVLMYETVTYSKAPYAGLSNREVMARVQRGYRMQCPEHCSKELYDVMLSCWKAEPEERPTFEYMQSVLEDFNTATEGQYQQQ, from the exons ATGGGCTGTGTGAGCTCCAGATCAAAGAATAATGGAGTGAAGGGTAAGCGTAATACTCAGACACTTCAAACCAATCGCTACAGCACGGACCCAACAAGATCCGAG AGGCATGCACCCTTGCTTCCTGGACAAAAGCTACAAGATTTGCACG CTTGCAGTGCACAGGAGCAAACTTTCATCGCCCTGTATTCTTATGAAGCTGTTAAAAACACAGATCTGAGCTTTGAGAAAGGAGAGAGACTGAAAGTATTAAAGGC gGATGGTGATTGGTGGACAGCCAAATCACTTTCTTCAGGACAGGAGGGTCTTATCCCTTCAAACTATGTCACAGCAGCTGGTGGCATAGACGCAAATGA ATGGTTTTTTAAGAACATCACCAGAAGGGATGCTGAGAGACAGCTGCTCGCCCCCGCTAACAAACTGGGTGCTTTTCTCATCCGGGAGAGCGAGACAACTCCAG GGAATTACTCCATCTCGATCAGAGACGTAAATGCTAACGGTTCAGATTTGATCAAGCATTATAAAATCCGGTCGCTTGATAAAGGAGGATTCTACATTTCTTCAAGAATCACTTTCACACACGTACAAGATCTCATCGCACATTACAAGA AGAACTCAGATGGACTTTGTAGACGTTTagataaagtgtgtgtgagacCTCAGGTCACCGCGCCGTGGGATGAGGACGCTTGGGAGATTAGCAAAAATGACCTTCGCATGGTGAGCAGACTCGGTGCGGGACAGTTTGGAGAGGTTTGGATGG CGTATTATAACAACATCACCAAAGTAGCGGTTAAAACGCTGAAGCCTGGCAGTATGTCTGTGCAAGCTTTTCTTCAGGAGGCGAATCTCATGAAATCACTTCAACACGAGCGACTTGTTCGCCTTCATGCCGTGGTGACTAAAACCCCCCCCATCTATATCATCACAGAATACATGGCAAAcg GAAGCCTGCTGGATTTCTTGAAGAGCCCAGCCGGGAGAAAACTGAAGCTCCATAAACTCATTGACTTCTGCGCCCAA ATAGCAGAAGGCATGGCCTATCTCGAAAAGAAGAACTTCATCCACAGAGATCTACGGGCTGCGAATGTTCTTGTCAGTGACAGTCTGCTGTGTAAAATCGCAGACTTTGGTCTTGCAAGAGTCATCGAAGACAACGAGTACTCGGCCAGAGAGG gagCAAAATTTCCTATCAAATGGACTGCACCTGAAGCCATTAACTATGGGAGATTCACTATTAAATCAGACATGTGGTCTTTTGGTGTGCTAATGTATGAAACTGTCACATATAGCAAAGCACCATATGCAG gCCTCAGTAACAGGGAGGTGATGGCACGAGTTCAGCGGGGATATCGCATGCAGTGTCCGGAGCACTGCTCTAAAGAACTCTATGATGTGATGCTGTCATGCTGGAAGGCCGAACCAGAGGAACGGCCCACTTTTGAATACATGCAGAGCGTTCTAGAAGACTTTAACACGGCCACAGAGGGCCAATACCAGCAACAATAA
- the zgc:56231 gene encoding kinesin-like protein KIF20A, whose protein sequence is METVVDVTNEDTMLVAMESTACEPHHAPLPELSGVSSITSQSESAEGSEQQQQLRVYLKVRPFSEDELKSNEDQGCVVLESSEVIALHAPKGSATMKNSEKGIGQQVYKFNFTQIFGPSCTQSEFFEGTISSQVQGFLHGKNALVFSYGVTNAGKTYTIQGSQKEPGILTRALEVLFKHIACRQYETMDLKPYLSSDVQKLDSEQLKAEKNAKAALFALLKEEPESTKASRSRSSTSSSVNSLSFSGVSYDHTVDSADGASDEGNCLYSVWVAFYEIYNEHVYDLLQPPHTSKTKRRPALRVCEDSTGSSYVRDLRWVNVQNVEEASKVLRVGNKNRSAAATKMNQSSSRSHTIFTIKLIRIDGTDVQGLSDLSLCDLAGSERCNKTKTFGERLKEAGNINNSLLILGKCIAALRNIQNDRTKTNYIPFRESKLTRLFQGMFCGRGRASMIVNINQCASTYDETLHVMKFSAVAKQVLQVIPQRSVESLAPRLVGRDGKPLLKNGVIDAKAVDEYLSEEELLDSDDEADMSIFPQEELVSLVESLRLKLLAERRKNLLQEIQIRNEMGDMMMQQIMEAEELHSRQMVDLKEGYEEKMESTFDMYKEALKEHAYQCALERLEEDYIPIEEYNEELERVKELENLVSELEQKCQRPASAPPVTQESSMQTDPLPATPDVAAERFQLLYKEKCAVEKLCVEKQELLVSLEQRISELNETLQEAGESYMEKLADVQNLQKKLLNQEREIVRLQSDVTNKEAESSILREELSKLNDSVGQSRTRRGLLVNIKESMTPQSTGSLCRTIKKSVRATTSLRKKPS, encoded by the exons ATGGAGACAGTTGTGGATGTGACGAATGAAGACACCATGTTAGTAGCTATGGAGTCAACTGCTTGTGAACCCCATCATGCACCTTTGCCAGAACTTTCTGGAGTTTCTTCAATTACATCGCAG AGTGAGTCTGCCGAAGGCTCAGAGCAGCAGCAGCAACTTCGAGTGTACTTAAAAGTGCGTCCCTTCAGCGAAGACGAACTCAAAAGCAATGAAGATCAG GGTTGTGTTGTGCTGGAGAGCTCCGAGGTTATTGCCCTTCATGCTCCTAAAGGATCTGCTACCATGAAGAACAGTGAGAAAGGCATCGGCCAGCAAGTTTATAAATTCAACTTCACACAG ATTTTTGGGCCATCGTGTACTCAATCGGAGTTCTTTGAGGGAACGATCAGTTCACAGGTGCAAGGCTTCCTGCATGGGAAAAACGCGTTGGTGTTCAGTTATGGAGTCACCAACGCTGGAAAAACCTACACCATACAAG GTTCTCAGAAGGAGCCTGGCATTTTGACACGTGCATTAGAGGTTTTGTTCAAACACATCGCTTGCCGTCAGTATGAGACCATGGACCTGAAGCCATATTTGAGCTCGGATGTGCAAAAACTGGATTCTGAGCAACTCAAAGCAGAGAAAAATGCCAAGGCAGCACTCTTCGCTCTGCTCAAAGAG GAGCCTGAATCCACAAAAGCAAGCAGAAGTAGAAGCTCAACGTCATCGTCGGTCAACAGTCTGTCATTTTCCGGAGTCTCGTATGATCATACGG TTGACAGTGCTGACGGTGCAAGTGATGAAGGCAATTGTCTTTACTCTGTTTGGGTGGCTTTTTATGAAATCTACAATGAGCACGTGTACGATCTGCTTCAGCCGCCCCACACCAGCAAAACCAAGAGACGTCCTGCGCTGCGGGTGTGCGAGGACAGCACGGGGAGCTCCTACGTCAGAG atttgCGATGGGTCAATGTGCAGAATGTGGAGGAGGCCAGTAAAGTTCTGCGCGTGGGCAATAAGAACCGCAGCGCGGCAGCCACCAAGATGAACCAGTCGTCCAGCAGAAG TCACACCATCTTCACCATAAAACTCATACGTATCGATGGAACAGATGTTCAGGGACTGTCGGA tctTTCACTCTGTGACTTAGCCGGCTCCGAAAgatgcaacaaaacaaaaacgttCGGAGAGCGTCTGAAAGAGGCCGGTAACATCAATAATTCATTGCTTATCCTGGGCAAGTGTATCGCAGCCCTCCGGAACATCCAGAATGACAG GACAAAGACAAATTACATTCCGTTTCGAGAGAGCAAACTCACTCGGCTCTTTCAGGGAATGTTTTGCGGGCGTGGCCGAGCATCCATGATCGTGAACATCAACCAGTGTGCCTCCACTTACGATGAGACCCTCCATGTCATGAAGTTTTCCGCTGTGGCCAAGCAG GTGCTTCAGGTGATTCCTCAGCGATCTGTTGAGTCTTTGGCTCCCCGGCTAGTTGGTCGTGATGGGAAGCCATTGCTGAAGAATGGAGTGATCGATGCTAAGGCGGTTGATGAATATCTTTCCGAGGAAGAGCTACTGGACAGCGACGATGAGGCAGACATGTCCATATTCCCTCAAGAG GAGCTTGTGAGTTTGGTTGAGAGCTTGCGTCTCAAACTGCTGGCCGAACGCAGGAAGAACCTGTTGCAGGAGATTCAGATACGGAATGAAATGGGAGATATGATGATGCAACAGATCATGGAGGCAGAGGAGCTGCACAG TCGTCAGATGGTGGATCTGAAGGAGGGTTACGAAGAAAAGATGGAAAGCACCTTTGACATGTATAAAGAGGCTTTGAAAGAACATGCGTACCAGTGTGCGCTGGAGAGGCTGGAGGAAGATTACATCCCCATTGAAGAATACAATGAAGAGCTAGAGCGAGTCAAG gaGCTGGAGAATCTCGTAAGTGAATTGGAACAGAAATGCCAGCGTCCAGCATCCGCTCCACCCGTCACACAGGAGAGCTCAATGCAGACAGATCCACTTCCTGCCACACCGGACGTCG CTGCAGAGAGATTCCAACTGCTGTACAAAGAAAAGTGTGCCGTGGAGAAACTGTGTGTTGAGAAACAAGAG cTCCTTGTGTCTCTCGAGCAGCGAATCAGCGAGTTAAATGAAACCCTGCAGGAAGCTGGCGAGAGCTACATGGAGAAGCTTGCAGACGTCCAAAATCTACAGAAAAAGCTCTTAAACCAG GAGCGTGAAATTGTGCGGTTACAGAGTGATGTCACAAACAAAGAGGCGGAGTCCAGCATTTTGAGGGAGGAGCTCTCCAAGCTGAATGATTCTGTGGGTCAGTCTCGTACGAGACGCGGTCTGCTGGTCAACATTAAGGAATCGATGACGCCTCAGTCCACAGGTAGTCTGTGTCGGACCATCAAGAAGTCCGTGAGAGCAACGACATCACTCAGGAAGAAGCCCAGCTGA